TCACCACGGCGATCAAGCGCGATCTGGCCGGCGAGGACGTCATCCGCCGGGCCACGGCGATCATGGCCGAGCTCAACCGGGGGGCCGCCGAGGCCATGCTGGAAGTGGGAGTGGACGCCTGCACCGATGTGACCGGCTTCGGTCTCGCCGGCCACGCCTCGGAGATGGCCCGGGCCAGCCGGGCCGACCTGATGCTGTCCTTCCCCCGCCTCCCGGTGCTCACCGAGACCTGGGAATTCGTCCGCCGGGAGGCCGTCCCCGGCGGGACCAAGAACAACCTCAAGTACTTGACCGACCCGGCCAACGGACCGGCCGGCGGACCCCTGGTCGACTTCGACCCGGGCCTCGACGGCGAGGTCAGGCTGGTCGTCTGTGACGCGGTGACCTCCGGAGGCCTGCTCATCTCCGTTCCCCCCGAGCGGGCGGCGGCCCTGGAGGCGGCCTTTGCCGCCAAGGGCGTCAAGGGTGCGGCCAGGATCGGGGAGGTCGTCCCCGGCCCGGGACGGGTCCGCGTCCTGCCGGGAACACCGGCCTGAAGGAGGCAAAATGAGCCTGAGGCTGGCCCACGAACCGGCGGCGCCGGATGACCCGCTCATCCAACGCTACCTGCACGACTTCGAGCGGGTGGCTTCTTTCTATCGCTACGACCCCCGCTCGGCCGAATCCATGGCCGAGCGGCTCGAGTTCGTCACCGCCACCTATGATCGGGATCGCCGCCGCCTGGTGGAGACCCTGACCGACTACAACCGCCGCCTGGGAGCTCCGGGCGAGACCCTTGAGCAGATCGGGCACCTCCTGCGCCCGGACTCGGTCGTTGTGGTCGGGGGGCAGCAGGCCGGGATCCTCACCGGCCCGCTCTACACCGTCTACAAGGCCATCACCGTTATCCAACTGGCCGGCCGGCTCCAGACCGAGCTGGGCTGCCCGGTCGTGCCCGTCTTCTGGGTGGCCTCCGAGGACCACGACTTCGCCGAGATCGATCACTTGGACATCCCGGCCGACGAGGTCAGGCGGCTTCACCTCGAGCCGCCGGCCGGGGCCGGCGAACGACGGCCCATCGGCGCCCTGCCGGTCGGTCCCGAGGTCCACCGGTTCATCGATTTGCTCGACCAAACCGCTCCCCCGAGCGAGTTCAAAGGACCCATCCTGGGGGGCGTCAGGGAATCCATGGCCGCCGGCGGGAGCCTGGCCGACTTCTTCGGCCGCCTGATGTTGCGGCTCTTCGGCCACCACGGTCTGGTCCTCGTCGACCCGCGCCTTGGGGGCCTCAGGGCCATGCAGTCCGGCTTCTTCCGGACGGTCCTCGGCCTGACCGGGGAGATCAACGAGGCGGTCGAGGCCGCCGGGCGGGCCCTCGACCGCGACGGCTACCCCCGGCAGGTCGAGAAGGAAGCGACCCACGCCCACCTTTTCATCGACGTGGACGGTGAGCGCCTGCCGCTCTTTAGGGAGGGCCCGGGCGACGACGGCCCGCGTGGCGCCGCGGCCGCCGGCGGATCCACCTTCGTTGCCCGAAGGGGCCGCGACCCCATTCGACGTTATTCCGTCGCCGAGCTCAAGGCTACTGCCGGCGACGACCCCGGGCTCTTCAGCACCGACGTGATCACCCGTCCGGTCGCTCAGGACCACCTCCTGCCGGTCCTGTCCTCCGTGGACGGCCCCGGGGAGATCGCCTACCTGGCCCAGGTGAAGGGGGTCTACCCGCTCTTCGGCCTGGAGATGCCGGTCATCTTCCCGAGGGTCAGCGTGACCCTGGTCGAGCGCGGGGTGGCCAAGATCCTCGAGAAGTACGACCTGTCCCCCCTTGACCTGGCCGGTGACCCGCGGGTCAGGCTGGAAGACTTCCTGCGGTCGCTCGACCGGGTCGGCGTCGAAGCCGCGGTGGGCCACCTGAGAGGGGAGATCGCCGATCGCTACCGGCGCTGCTGGGAAACGCTGGCGGCGGTCGACCGGTCCTTGCCCGGCCTGGGGAAGAAGAACCTTCAGCGGGTCCTGGACGAACTGGGTTGGTTCGAGCGCAGGGCCGTGGAAGCCCGCAACCGGGCGGCCGAGGACGCCGCCCGCCAGTTCGCCAAGGCCGCCCTCAGCCTCTTTCCGGGGGGCCACCGTCAGGAGCGGGTCTTCAACGTCTACCCGTACCTTTTCAAGTACGGGGAGGGCCTCATCGGTCAACTCATGGCGCTGCCATTGCTGGCGGGAAACGGCCTCCGGCTGGTCTACATCGAGTGAGGGCCCGCGGGCAGTTGGGGCCCGGGCCAGGAGGCGGCCGATGGAGGAAGACGGCTCACGATGACCGAATCTCTCAGGCGGCATCGCTCTAACGAAACCCTCCAAAGGACGTGAAGCGATCGTGCTCGACCTACTGATTCGGGGCGGCCTGGTCATCGACGGCACCGGGCGGCCGGCCCGTCCGGGCGACATCGGCGTTGTCGGCGGGGAGATCGTCACTGTGGGAACCCTCGAAGGCAGGGAGGCCAAGGCGACTCTGTCGGCCGAGGGTCGGGTCGTCGCCCCCGGGTTCATCGACATGCATTCCCATTCGGACCTTTCCCTGCCGGTTCATAATCGGGCCGAGAGCTCGCTCGTCCAGGGGATCACCACGGAATTGGTGGGCAGCTGTGGCTGGTCCCTGGCTCCCCTGAAGCAGGAGACTCTCGACTCGGTGGCCAGAGGCCTGGTCAAGGTCCTGGTCGGGCCGAAGACCTATGAACGGATGACCCTGGGTTGGCACTCCTTCGGCGAGTACCTGGACAGCCTGGAACGGAAGGGTATCGGGGTCAACATCGCCCCCCTGGTGGGGCAGAGCCTGATCCGGGCCCATGTGGTCGGCCGGGAGAAGCGGCCGCCGACCAGGGGAGAGATGGCGGCCATGAAAGACCTCCTCCGGGCCTGCCTGGACGAAGGGGCTTTCGGCTTCTCGACCGGTCGGGCCTACCTCCCCGGCGGCAACGCCCGGACCGAGGAGATCATCGAGCTGGCCAAGGTGGCCGCCCAATACGGCGCCCTTTATACCTCGCACATCAAGAGCGAGGCCGCCGAGCTATTGGAGGCGGTGGCCGAGGCCATCACCATCGGCCGCGAGTCCCGGGTCAGGGTCGAGATCTCGCACCACAAGGCAGTCGGCCCGGAAAACTTCGGTCGGGTCTTCGAGACCCTGGCGATGATCGAGAAGGGCCGGGCGGATGGGATCGACGTCAACGCCGACGTCTACCCGTATTGCTTCGCCCAAGTCTTCATGCTCCACGGCTCCTACAACCTGGAGTTCGAGGACGTGGAGCCGGCCGTCCTGGCGGACAGCCTGAGGGACAAGGCCGGGCGGGCCGCCCTGCGCCGTAAGCTCGAGGAGTCGGCCAAAGAGCGGGGGCGCGAGTTCCTCATCGGCCGCCACTACGTCGTCATCGAAGCCCCGAGGCACCCCGAGCTAGAAGGGCACACCCTCGATGACGGTGCCCGGCGGGCCGGCAAGGACCTCTTCGACTTTTGCGCCGACCTGCTCTTGGAGGAAGACCTGAAGGTGACCATCGCCGCCAACATGAGCGAGGCGGATGTGCGAGCCATCCTCAAGCACCCGATGGTCATGGTCGGAACCGACGCCTTCGCCATCGATTTCCCGCTCGGCGAGGACACCCCGATCCATCCCCGGCACTACGGAACGTTCCCGCGGGTCCTCGGCCACTATGCCCGCGACGAGAAGCTCCTCCCGCTGGAGGAGATGGTCGCCAAGGCCACCGGCCGGGCGGCGGTCAAGCTCGGCCTGACCGACCGGGGGTGGGTCAAGGAAGGGTGCTGCGCCGACCTCGTCGTCTTCGACCCGGCCGGGATCAATGACGAGGCCACCGGGCACCGGCCCTACGCCCCGCCGACGGGCATCGACTGGGTCATCGTCAACGGGCAGGTGGCCGTCGACCACGGCCGGCGGACCGACGCCCTGTCGGGGAGGGTGCTGCGAAGGCCGTAGAGTGGGGGCGCTCAGAGGTCCCTCGGCCTGACGAAAAAGCGTCGCCCGGCTTTCCGGGCGGCGCCTTCATTTTCCGTTGCGGGGGTCAAGCGGATATGGCGGGCCTGGGGGAGGTGTTCGCGCCAATGCCCGTGAGCGTTGACCAGCCCCCAGTCGGCGGCCTCGCTCTTCGAACTGAGCTTGCCTTCCCGCACCCAGCAAAGGAGTCTGGCCGCGCTCTCGAAGCACTTTCTGAACCAACCAGCCGAGCTCGTTCCGTTCCCAGCCCGGTTCGCCACTCGTCCCCCACCACAGGGCGGAACCGGTTACGGCCGGGTCCGGCATCGACTCGGGGAGGAAAGCCCCCTCCAGCATCCGGGCCAGAAGACCCAGGTCGCCGGAGCCCGGGGCGAGGTCATCGAAGACCACCGAACCGTGGAGGATGAGCGATGTGAGCCTATCTCCCAAGGCTCCCCTGATCAGGTGGAGAAAGAGCTCCAGGGTCAGGTTCAGCTCCGGGTCACGGAACTTGTGGGCCAACAGGAAGGTGCCCACCTGCCCACCCCCTACCTCAGGCGGCGCAAGGCCGCCCGGGCCTCCTTGCTCCAGTTGCTCCGGGGGTAACGGTCGCAGAGCCGCTCATAGGCCGCCCGGGCCAGCTCCGCGTCTCTGAGCGTGGCCTCATAGAGATGGGCCGCGTGGAAGAGCGCCTCAGGGGCCAGCGGGTCGTTCGGGTAACGTTCGGCGAAGCCTTCGAACCCGACCACTGCCTCATAGGGGAGGCGCAGGTTCATCTGGGCGACGGCCCGGTAGAGTTGGGCCTTGCGGGCGGCGCTGGTCTCCGGGTAGTCCTCGGTCAGGGTCTCCAGGTCGCGGAGGGCCCTTTCCACCGGCCCACGGTCGCCGCCGATGGCCAGCCACATGGCCGCCAGCGAGGAGCCGCGCCGAGCCTGGGACATGGCCCGGTCGAGGATGGCCGAGGCCTGCTCCTCCCGTTCGGCCGGGGTGGCCACGTCGGGGGAGCCCCGGCGGGACGGCCACAGCGAACGGTAAGCCGGCGATTCGGACCACTCCTTGAGCCGGCGGACGCGGCGGGCGACCATCGGGTGACTGGCGAAGGTCTGCACCGGGCCGGCCAGGGTGTGCTGTTCGGCCTGCTCAATCTGGCGGAGATACTCGTCATAATTCAGCCGCGAGGCCAGTTCCTTGGAGCCCACGGCCAACTTGATCAGGGCCATCGAGGACGTCCGCAGGTCCTGGGCGGCGATCAGCCCGGCGCGGTCGGCGGTCAGCTCGGCGCTGCGCCTCCAGGTCTCCAGGGCGGCTCGGGCCGGGATGACCAGGAGCTGGGCCAGGGGCAGGAAGCGCTGACCGATGGCCAGAGCCTGGTTGGCCAGGATGTAGGCGGTGGTCAGATAGAGGACGTGCTGGCTCTTGATGTGGCCAATCTCGTGACCAATGATGTAGTGCAGTTCCTCCCCGTCGAACCCGTCCACCAGGGCTGAGTGGAGGATGATGAAGGCCTGGTCGACCCCGAAGGTCATGGCGTTGAAATACGGGTCGTGCTTTATGAAGACATCGGGTGTCTCGAGGTTGAAGATGCGGGCGCACTCCTCGGTGATCTCGTGGATCTCCGGGTACTGCTGCGGACCGACCTTCACCGCATTGCCGAGGAGCTGAGCCTTGAGAGCCGGCTCGTTCCAGTTGGTGATCATCGCCCGGACCGTGGCGATGACGGGGCTGGCCGCCTTGAGCAAGTCGGTGGCCCGGGTGTCGTCGGGGTGCTCGTATTGATAGGCCATCAGGCCGCGCGGCGTCTCGCGGTTCGGGGCCGGGCCAGGGGCCGCGCCGGATCCCGGGCCCACCTTGTCGGTCCCGGACGCGTCATCCGGCCCCGGCCGGGACCCGGCCAGCTTAGCCCCACACTTCCAGCAGTAGATGGCGTCGGCGGCGACCTTGGTGCCACATTGCGCGCAGAACACGGGGATCACTCCTCGCCTCGGTCTGGTCGGGGGTTTTAGAAGGTCATCACCGAACGGACGATGTCCCCCCGGCTGACAATGCCGACGAGCTTGTTGTCCTTGTCCACGACCGGGAGCCGCTTGATCCGGCGGTTGACCATGATCTGGGCCACTTCTTCGACTGGGGCGTCGGGACCGATTACGGTCACCCGCTTGATCATGACCTCGGAGACCTTCAAGCCCATGACCCCGGCGACCTGCTCCTCGAGGGAAGCGGGGGGCTCATAGTTCAGGTAGACCCCGTTCCCGAGCATGTCCAGGATGACCGGAATCTGGCTGGTCCGGGCAAACCGGATGAGGTCGCCCTCGGTGATCATCCCGACCACCCGGTTCTGGCCGTCGATGACGGGGAGACCGCTGACGCGGAAGTCGGTCAGGAGCCTGGCGACGTCGCGAATCGTGTCCTCCCGGCGGACGCTGATGACGGAGCGGGTCATGATCTCCTTGACCGTCATGCCAATCCCTCCCAATTGAGAATTCTATGCCCCCCGACGGCCCCCGTCAAGCCGCCCAAAGCCTTCCGGCGCTTGACAGGAGCGGGTTTGCGGCGATAGGATGAACCCGGTGGCCGGCGATGGCCCGACGGCCCCCGGGCTTGAGGGGTGTCCCCTATCCCCGAAGAAGATCCGCGAAAAGGGTGATCCTGTGGACCTGGTGAAGATGGCCGTCAGACGGAGAGTGACGGTGATCATGGGCGTCCTGGTGCTTATCATCCTGGGCGCCGTTTCTTATGGGCGCCTGCCGGTCGATCTTCTGCCGAACATGAACTTTCCCGGCGCCGCCGTCATCACCACCTACTCCGGGGCCGGCCCGCAGGAGGTGGAGAACCTCGTCACCAGGCCCATCGAAGAGGTCCTCGGCCGGGTCACCAATGTCCGCCGGATCAGCTCGACCTCCCAGGAAGAAACCTCGGTCGTCGTCGCCGAGTTCGAGTGGGGCACAAACATGGACTTCGCCACCCTCGACATGCGGGAGAAGGTCGACCTGATCAAGCGCTACCTCCCCGCCGACGTGACCGCCCCGATGGTCGTCAAGTTCGACCCGTCGATGATGCCGATCATGATGATCAGCCTGACCGGAAGTCAGGGCCAGGTCGGCCTGAGACAGATGGCTGAAGAGACGGTCAAGCCGGCCCTCGAACGGGTCGAGGGGGTCGCCTCGATCAGCGTCGTCGGCGGGCAGACCCAGGAAGTCCTGATCTCCGTAGACCAGTCGAAGCTCCTGGCCAGCGGGGTTAGCTGGAGTCAACTCTCCGGCGTCCTGCGGGGCCTGAACATCAACCTCCCGGGGGGCCGGGTGACCGACAAGGGTTTCGACTACCTGGTCCGGTCGATGGGGACGGTGGAAAGCCTTCAGGACCTGAAGGACCTGATGATCGGGATTAGGATGTCCGCTTCCGCCGGCCGCCTGCCGGCCGGGATGGGCCGCTCGACGGCCGTCCCGCAGCCGGTGCGCCTGTCCGACGTGGCCGAGGTGACGCTGGCAACTCCCGACACCCGGGCCCTCTCCCGTCTCAACACCACCGACAGCGTGGTCCTGGCGGTCCAGAAGGCGGCCATGGCCAACACGGTCCAGGTGGCCGCCAAGGTCCGCGACCGCCTCGAGGCGATGAAGCCCGACCTGCCAGGGGGAGTCAAGGCCCTGGCGACGATGGATCAGTCCGACTTCATCAGCCGGGCCATCGACACCGTCACGGGCAACGCCTGGCAGGGTGCCCTCCTAGCGGTGGCCATCCTCTTCCTGTTCCTGTGGGACCTGCGGAGCGTCATCGTCATCGGCCTGGCCATCCCGATCTCGATTATCGGCACTTTCGTCCTGATGTACTTCGACCACCTGACCCTCAACCTGATGACCCTGGGGGGTTTGGCCCTCGGGGTCGGGATGCTGGTCGACAACGCCATCGTTGTCCTGGAGAACATCTTCCGGCGGATGCAGGAGGGTGAAGCCCCGGTGGAAGCGGCGATCAACGGCGGCCGCCAGGTGGCCATGGCCATCACCGCGTCGACCCTGACGACGGTGGTCGTCTTCCTG
This DNA window, taken from Bacillota bacterium, encodes the following:
- the bshC gene encoding bacillithiol biosynthesis cysteine-adding enzyme BshC, yielding MSLRLAHEPAAPDDPLIQRYLHDFERVASFYRYDPRSAESMAERLEFVTATYDRDRRRLVETLTDYNRRLGAPGETLEQIGHLLRPDSVVVVGGQQAGILTGPLYTVYKAITVIQLAGRLQTELGCPVVPVFWVASEDHDFAEIDHLDIPADEVRRLHLEPPAGAGERRPIGALPVGPEVHRFIDLLDQTAPPSEFKGPILGGVRESMAAGGSLADFFGRLMLRLFGHHGLVLVDPRLGGLRAMQSGFFRTVLGLTGEINEAVEAAGRALDRDGYPRQVEKEATHAHLFIDVDGERLPLFREGPGDDGPRGAAAAGGSTFVARRGRDPIRRYSVAELKATAGDDPGLFSTDVITRPVAQDHLLPVLSSVDGPGEIAYLAQVKGVYPLFGLEMPVIFPRVSVTLVERGVAKILEKYDLSPLDLAGDPRVRLEDFLRSLDRVGVEAAVGHLRGEIADRYRRCWETLAAVDRSLPGLGKKNLQRVLDELGWFERRAVEARNRAAEDAARQFAKAALSLFPGGHRQERVFNVYPYLFKYGEGLIGQLMALPLLAGNGLRLVYIE
- a CDS encoding D-aminoacylase, encoding MLDLLIRGGLVIDGTGRPARPGDIGVVGGEIVTVGTLEGREAKATLSAEGRVVAPGFIDMHSHSDLSLPVHNRAESSLVQGITTELVGSCGWSLAPLKQETLDSVARGLVKVLVGPKTYERMTLGWHSFGEYLDSLERKGIGVNIAPLVGQSLIRAHVVGREKRPPTRGEMAAMKDLLRACLDEGAFGFSTGRAYLPGGNARTEEIIELAKVAAQYGALYTSHIKSEAAELLEAVAEAITIGRESRVRVEISHHKAVGPENFGRVFETLAMIEKGRADGIDVNADVYPYCFAQVFMLHGSYNLEFEDVEPAVLADSLRDKAGRAALRRKLEESAKERGREFLIGRHYVVIEAPRHPELEGHTLDDGARRAGKDLFDFCADLLLEEDLKVTIAANMSEADVRAILKHPMVMVGTDAFAIDFPLGEDTPIHPRHYGTFPRVLGHYARDEKLLPLEEMVAKATGRAAVKLGLTDRGWVKEGCCADLVVFDPAGINDEATGHRPYAPPTGIDWVIVNGQVAVDHGRRTDALSGRVLRRP
- a CDS encoding M48 family metalloprotease — protein: MFCAQCGTKVAADAIYCWKCGAKLAGSRPGPDDASGTDKVGPGSGAAPGPAPNRETPRGLMAYQYEHPDDTRATDLLKAASPVIATVRAMITNWNEPALKAQLLGNAVKVGPQQYPEIHEITEECARIFNLETPDVFIKHDPYFNAMTFGVDQAFIILHSALVDGFDGEELHYIIGHEIGHIKSQHVLYLTTAYILANQALAIGQRFLPLAQLLVIPARAALETWRRSAELTADRAGLIAAQDLRTSSMALIKLAVGSKELASRLNYDEYLRQIEQAEQHTLAGPVQTFASHPMVARRVRRLKEWSESPAYRSLWPSRRGSPDVATPAEREEQASAILDRAMSQARRGSSLAAMWLAIGGDRGPVERALRDLETLTEDYPETSAARKAQLYRAVAQMNLRLPYEAVVGFEGFAERYPNDPLAPEALFHAAHLYEATLRDAELARAAYERLCDRYPRSNWSKEARAALRRLR
- a CDS encoding CBS domain-containing protein — protein: MTVKEIMTRSVISVRREDTIRDVARLLTDFRVSGLPVIDGQNRVVGMITEGDLIRFARTSQIPVILDMLGNGVYLNYEPPASLEEQVAGVMGLKVSEVMIKRVTVIGPDAPVEEVAQIMVNRRIKRLPVVDKDNKLVGIVSRGDIVRSVMTF